In Planctomycetaceae bacterium, a genomic segment contains:
- the pyrH gene encoding UMP kinase, with protein MAENDVPVQPVYKRVLLKISGESFCREGESGISMSEVASITQQIKTVVASGVQLAIVCGGGNILRGKQFAEISETIVPSTAHYMGMLATVINGLALQDALESIGVATRLQSAIRMEGVAEPFIRRRCLRHLEKGRVVILAAGTGSPFVTTDTAAALRAREIDADVVLKATKVDGVYSEDPIRNPHAIRYTDISFRDVLEQNLQVMDAQAMHHCMEHKIPIVVFNYRKTGNIARVISGERIGTRVTTDGRPTT; from the coding sequence ATGGCTGAAAATGATGTTCCGGTTCAACCAGTCTACAAACGTGTCCTGCTGAAAATCAGCGGGGAAAGCTTCTGTCGCGAAGGCGAATCTGGCATTAGTATGTCAGAAGTCGCGTCAATTACTCAGCAGATCAAGACGGTCGTTGCTTCCGGCGTTCAGCTGGCCATCGTTTGTGGCGGCGGTAATATTCTTCGCGGCAAACAGTTCGCGGAAATCAGTGAGACCATCGTTCCTTCGACAGCCCACTACATGGGAATGCTGGCCACCGTCATCAACGGTCTGGCCTTACAGGATGCCCTTGAGAGCATTGGGGTCGCAACGCGACTGCAAAGTGCAATTCGCATGGAGGGCGTTGCCGAACCATTTATTCGTCGACGTTGCCTTCGACACCTGGAAAAAGGGCGAGTCGTCATCCTGGCCGCTGGCACGGGAAGTCCGTTCGTCACGACGGACACAGCAGCCGCCCTGCGTGCGCGTGAAATCGACGCCGATGTGGTCCTGAAGGCCACCAAAGTCGACGGTGTCTATTCGGAAGATCCGATCAGGAATCCGCACGCCATTCGCTATACCGACATTTCCTTTCGCGATGTCCTCGAGCAGAACCTTCAGGTGATGGATGCACAGGCCATGCATCACTGTATGGAACACAAGATTCCAATCGTCGTCTTTAACTATCGAAAGACCGGTAACATTGCCCGCGTAATTTCCGGAGAGCGCATCGGCACTCGAGTCACAACTGACGGTCGGCCCACAACGTAA